Sequence from the bacterium genome:
CGCGCGCCGCGCGCCCGCTCGAGGTGAAGATCGACGTCGCGTTTCCGTACTCCACCCGGTGCATCAGCTCGATGGCCTCGTCGAGGGACTTCACGTGCGTCAGCGCTGCCACCGGTCCGAAGATCTCCTCACGGCCGAGCGGCATGTCCGGCGTCACGTTCTCGAACACGGTCGGGCCGAGCCAGTGCCCCGCCTCGTACCCCTTGACCGTCGCGTTGCGGCCGTCCAGGACCATGCGGGCGCCGTCCTTCTCGCCGCGATCGATGTAGCCGATCACGCGCTCGCGGTGGCGGGCCGAGATGAGCGGACCCATGTCCACCCCTTCGTCCAGCCCGTAGCCGAGGCGCAGCGAAGCCGCGGTGTCGAGGAACCGCTCCCGCATGGGAGCGTATGCCTCGCCCACGCCCACGACCACGCTCCCCGCCAGACACCTCTGACCAGCCGAGCCGAAGAGCGAGCTGATGAGCGCATCGTTCACCCGGTCGTAATCCACGTCCGACATGACGATCATGTGGTTCTTCGCGCCGCCCAGCGCCTGGACGCGCTTGCCGTGCGCCGCCGCCTTCGCATAGACGGTCCGTGCGACCGCGCTCGAGCCGACGAACGACACGCCCACCACGTCCGGGTGCTCGACCAACGCCTCCACCGCCTCGCGTCCGCCATGGACGACGTTCAGCACGCCCGGCGGCAACCCCGCCTCCATGGCGAGCGAGACGATGCGCTGATGCGTCAGAGGATCCTGCTCGCTGGGCTTCAGGACCACCGTGTTCCCCGTCGCCACGGCGTATGGCCAGAACCACAGCGGGATCATCACGGGGAAGTTGTAGGGCGTGATCGCCGCGAAAACGCCGAGCGGCTGTCGCACCGTCTCGCAATCGATGCCCGGCGCGATGTCCTCCAGCGTCTCGCCCATCATGAGCGTGGGGATGCCGCAGGCATGCTCCACGTTCTCAATGCCGCGCTGGAGCTCCGCGCGTGCTTCGGCACGGGTTTTCCCGTGCTCGCGCGTCACCGACTCGGCCAGCTCGTCCGCGTGCGCCTCGAGGAGGGCCTTGAGGCGGAACAGCACCCGCACCCGCTCGACGGCGGGCGTCGCGCGCCATGCGGGGAAGGCCTCGCGTGCCGCCCGGACCGCGCGATCCACGTCCTCGCGGTTCGAGAGGGGGACGTATCCCAGCAGCTCACCGGTGCCGGGGTCCGTGACGGGTAGTTTCTCGCTGGAGGTGGACGCCGTCCAGGCGCCGCCGATGAAGTTGGGGATCGTTTCGGATCCCGCGCGAGTTCGCTCGGTCACCGCGCGTGCCATGAGAGGTTCTGTCAGGGCTGGGTCCGCTTGCGGTATGCAGTATACAATCTGCACGCACGCACCGTCAAGGAACCTCTGGATGCCCCCGTGGGCCCGCGGATTTCGGAGCGCCGACGGGGGTTGTGCCCCGCCCTCACGCGCTTATCTTCTCTTTGGGCATTGTATTCAAATGGACGACACACCTCTCCGGGACGACCGGGGAGCGAAGGAGATGCTCAGGCCGATGGCGGACCGCCAGTGGCCGCAGATCAAACCCCTGACGTTCGCAGACCAGGTCTACGAGGCACTGCGCGACCGGATCCTCGAGGGCGAGCTCTCCCCGGGCGAGTTCATCCGCGAGCAAGAGGTCAGCGAGGCCATGGGGGTCAGCCGGACCCCCGTCCGTGAAGCGTTGGGTCGCCTCGCGAGCGAAGGATTCCTGGAACGGATCCCCCACCGCGGATTCCGGATCCCCGAGGAGCCGCTCCGCGAGGTCCTCGACGTCTACCCGATCGTCTCCGCGCTCGAGGTCCTGTGCGGACGGTTGGCCCTGCCGCGGCTCGAACCGGCGGACATCGAACGGCTCAAGGCCATCAACGCAAAGCTCGCGAAGGGCGCAGAGCAAAAGGGCAGGAAGCGGAACCGGAAGCACGCGCGTGAATTGGTCGAGCTGAACAACCAGTTCCACCGCGTCTTTTGGGAACGCTGCGGGAACCGCCGGCTGCTCGAGCTGCTCGAAGACCTGCGCTCACAGATCCTGCGACTCGAGCTCTGGTACTACTCTTACCCCGAGCACACGGCCCAGTCGGTGCGCGAGCACGATCAGATCATCCGCGCCATCGAGGCCGGAGACCACGAAGAGGCGCTGCGTGTGCTCGAGCGCAACATGGCGCTCACATCCACCATGCTCGCCGAGGAGACCGGGAAGCTCGAAGCCATCGCGTTCCTGGGCGCCGGCGTGTCTGCCTGACCCCCGGGGACCACCGGACGGCCCGAACGCGCCGTGGGCGTGCAGCGGGTCGGCTCGTGCCCGGGGAGGTCGACACCCGCGGCATCCTTCGTGCGGCCGGCGCCCTGGGTCGCTGCGCCGCCGGCCGGGCCCCGCCCCGCCGCGGCGCTGGCGCCGGCCACCGTTCACGGGAGGGTAGAGTCCATGGTGGACAAGCTCAGGCTCAGCGAAGAGGAGTGGCGGCGACGGCTCACGCCCGAGCAGTACCGTGTGCTCCGCGAGCACGGCACGGAGCCCCCATGGCAGGGCTGCTTCGTCGGCACCAAGGAGCCGGGCACCTACGTCTGCGCGGCGTGCGGCAACCCGCTCTTCGCCTCCGGCGTGAAGTACGAGTCCGGCACCGGCTGGCCGTCGTTCACGCAGCCGATCTCCGAGGACGCGGTCACCGAGCACGAAGACCGCTCGTACGGGATGATCCGCACCGAGGTGCGCTGCGCCCGCTGCGACAGCCACCTCGGCCACGTGTTCCCGGATGGCCCGCCGCCCACGGGGTTGCGCTACTGCATCAACTCCATCGCCTTGAAGCACGTACCCGAGGGCGAGCCGATCCGGCTGGTGACGGAGTAGGGCGGCTGCCGCCCTCGATGAAAGAGGCGCGCTGGGGAAGGGTCCCCGGCGCGCCTCGATCGGTTCTCCCGCCGTGCGGGTCAGCTCACTCAGAGGTTGCTCGGCCGGCGCAGCAGGAACTGGGCGCCGAAGGTGCCGACGAACTGCGTGACGATGGGCCGCGCCGGCACGGAGCCGCTGCTGCGCTCGAGGGACAGCCGCACGTGGGTGAAGTGCGTGAAGTCCAGATCGGGCGACGGCAGCTTGTCGATGTAGAGCTTCGGCAGACGGCGCGTCTGGTCCGGCGGCGGAAGCACGTCCAGCCCCGTGGCCGGCGTGCGGTCCTCGTTCAGTAGCGGGCCCAGGGAGACCCAGACGTCCCGCTGCTCGTCGTGCAGCCACGCGATGTACGTGAAGCCCGGCGGCGCAACGGACAGGTTCTCAAGAACGCCGCCCAGCCAGAAGTCGTTCGACCCGTACTCGCCGCGCTCCCACAGCCCGACCCGGCCGGTGCCGGCCACGCTGTAGGGGTACGGCGCCGGCTCCGCGTCGAAGTGCCCGAACACGAGGTTGGCCGTCGCGGACACCGCGCCCGTGTTCAGGTCGCGGAACCGCGCCCAGAGGGCGCCGGCACCCTGCGGCCCGACGCCGATCACGACCGCCGTCGCGCTGCCCGGGCCGCTGAGCGTGACGCTCCCGGTCCCCGACGCATCGGCGTTGAAGGTGACCCGAGAGCCCGTGGTTCCCGTGCGCTCGTCCACGAGGTACGCCGAGTAATCGCCGGCAGGGAGCCGCACGGCGTTGACCGTCACCTCGGAGACGACCCCGTCCGTCTCCGCAACGGCGACCGTGCCGCCCGGGATCCGGTCGGCGGGCGAGGGCTCGGCGAGTACGCGGACGTCGTAGACCCTCCCCTTGAGCTCGGAAGGCAGCCGCTCCTCGCCGCATGCCGCAACGGCGAGCACGGCGCCGACCAACACGAGATGCTGTGTGCGGCGCATCACCGTCCCCTCCCCGGAGCAAAGCTGAAGCCAGCCGAGATCCGCAGGTTGTGGATCACGTCTTCCTCAGGCGGTGGCGGCGGGAGCGGATTCGGGAACCGGTCCTCCCGGAGCAGTCGATCCGCGAGCGAGAGGTTGTCCCGATCGAAGCCCGTGTAGATCCGATCGCTGACCGTGACCATGATCCGCGCGTCCTCCGACACGGCGAAACTGAGGCCGCCGCCCACCGAGTAGGCGAGCCCGGAGAACGTCCGCCGCTCACGGTCGCTCTGCGGCTGGGATTGCGGGTCCAGGAAGAAGGTGTAGCGGCCGACGCCCGCCTGCACCATCGGCTCGAAACGTCCCAACGCCAGGCGATACTCGGCCTGCAGACCGTAGTCGAACGCCGTGACCTGCTGGCTCACCACGTAGAGGAGCGTCGTGTCGTTGGCCGAGTTGGGCGTC
This genomic interval carries:
- the mmsA gene encoding methylmalonate-semialdehyde dehydrogenase (CoA acylating) yields the protein MARAVTERTRAGSETIPNFIGGAWTASTSSEKLPVTDPGTGELLGYVPLSNREDVDRAVRAAREAFPAWRATPAVERVRVLFRLKALLEAHADELAESVTREHGKTRAEARAELQRGIENVEHACGIPTLMMGETLEDIAPGIDCETVRQPLGVFAAITPYNFPVMIPLWFWPYAVATGNTVVLKPSEQDPLTHQRIVSLAMEAGLPPGVLNVVHGGREAVEALVEHPDVVGVSFVGSSAVARTVYAKAAAHGKRVQALGGAKNHMIVMSDVDYDRVNDALISSLFGSAGQRCLAGSVVVGVGEAYAPMRERFLDTAASLRLGYGLDEGVDMGPLISARHRERVIGYIDRGEKDGARMVLDGRNATVKGYEAGHWLGPTVFENVTPDMPLGREEIFGPVAALTHVKSLDEAIELMHRVEYGNATSIFTSSGRAAREFRYRAGVSMIGINIGVAAPMAMFPFGGSRASFYGDLKAQGSDAIAFYTDRRVVISRW
- the msrB gene encoding peptide-methionine (R)-S-oxide reductase; the protein is MVDKLRLSEEEWRRRLTPEQYRVLREHGTEPPWQGCFVGTKEPGTYVCAACGNPLFASGVKYESGTGWPSFTQPISEDAVTEHEDRSYGMIRTEVRCARCDSHLGHVFPDGPPPTGLRYCINSIALKHVPEGEPIRLVTE